From Erigeron canadensis isolate Cc75 unplaced genomic scaffold, C_canadensis_v1 Conyza_canadensis_unscaffolded:108, whole genome shotgun sequence, the proteins below share one genomic window:
- the LOC122584207 gene encoding cytochrome P450 93A3-like: MAGLEAYFLFFLTSLISTLLLFVFLKSTCAKSLHIMPTPFALPIIGHLHLLLLSPIPHQAFHKLSTRYGPIFSLFLGSKPGIVVSSPEMAKEFLKTHEHVSLDRAANSIVDYITYGSKDLVFAPYGRYWKFMKKIVMSNLLNGKTLDMLSSVRYEEINGFINLISKKAKIGKAMDLEKELMKLTNNVISRMLMGERCIDDNEESADDMMSLVADMVQASGTFNLPDYIWLFKGIDLQGLGKQVKKLRARFDVMIERIIKEHEEARKHGGEMKDLLHILLHIEQDESMEINLSRENIKAFFLDLFLAATDTTAGTMEWCLSQLINHPKIMNKALEEINQVVGKKRLLQESDIPNLPYLQAIVKETFRLHPALPVLARQSTEDFMVAGYYIPAKTLIFINLWALGRDPNHWENPNEFCPERFQEKDNEFDVRGQHFQMLPFGSGRRLCPGISLAQIMIHTTLGAMIQCFDWKAGKDGNLPSVDMEEGFGLTLTRANHLVCVPVARIDPIPI, from the exons ATGGCTGGCTTAGAAGcttactttcttttctttcttacaAGCCTCATATCCACCCTGTTACTCTTTGTGTTTTTGAAATCCACTTGTGCTAAATCTCTACACATTATGCCTACCCCGTTTGCCCTTCCAATCATTGGACATCTTCACCTACTGCTACTATCTCCCATCCCACATCAAGCTTTTCACAAGCTTTCGACTCGTTATGGGCCCATATTTAGTCTTTTTTTGGGCTCGAAACCTGGTATTGTTGTTAGTTCACCGGAAATGGCAAAAGAATTCCTTAAAACACATGAGCATGTGTCTTTAGATAGAGCCGCAAACTCAATAGTGGATTACATAACTTATGGATCAAAAGACCTTGTGTTTGCTCCTTATGGGCGATACTGGAAGTTCATGAAAAAGATAGTTATGTCGAATCTCCTAAATGGAAAAACACTTGACATGCTTAGTTCAGTTAGGTATGAAGAGATTAATGgctttataaatttaatatcgAAAAAGGCCAAAATTGGGAAGGCTATGGATCTTGAGAAGGAGCTAATGAAGTTGACTAACAATGTGATATCAAGAATGCTTATGGGTGAAAGATGTATAGATGATAACGAGGAAAGTGCAGATGATATGATGAGCTTGGTTGCTGATATGGTTCAGGCATCGGGTACGTTTAACCTTCCAGATTACATATGGTTGTTTAAGGGTATAGACTTGCAGGGATTAGGGAAACAGGTGAAAAAGCTTCGTGCAAGATTTGATGTAATGATAGAAAGGATCATAAAAGAGCATGAAGAGGCAAGAAAGCATGGTGGAGAAATGAAAGACTTGCTCCACATTCTACTCCATATAGAACAAGATGAGAGCATGGAAATCAATTTGAGCAGAGAAAACATCAAAGCATTCTTCTTG GACCTCTTTCTTGCTGCAACAGACACTACAGCAGGTACCATGGAATGGTGTTTATCACAACTAATCAATCACCCAAAAATCATGAACAAGGCACTTGAAGAAATCAATCAAGTAGTTGGTAAAAAAAGACTTTTGCAAGAATCAGATATACCAAACCTTCCATACCTCCAAGCAATCGTGAAGGAAACATTCCGTCTCCATCCAGCTCTACCAGTTTTAGCAAGACAATCAACGGAAGATTTCATGGTAGCTGGTTACTATATCCCAGCAAAAACTCTCATATTTATCAATTTGTGGGCCCTTGGTAGAGACCCAAATCATTGGGAAAACCCAAATGAATTTTGTCCGGAAAGATTCCAAGAAAAAGATAACGAGTTTGATGTGAGAGGGCAACACTTTCAAATGTTACCATTTGGTAGTGGGAGGAGGTTGTGCCCCGGGATATCACTTGCACAAATTATGATACACACAACTCTTGGCGCCATGATTCAGTGCTTTGACTGGAAGGCCGGGAAAGATGGAAATCTACCTAGTGTTGACATGGAGGAGGGTTTTGGGCTCACACTTACTAGAGCTAACCATTTGGTATGTGTCCCGGTGGCTCGTATTGATCCTATCCCAATTTAA